The proteins below are encoded in one region of Lactuca sativa cultivar Salinas chromosome 3, Lsat_Salinas_v11, whole genome shotgun sequence:
- the LOC111904542 gene encoding uncharacterized protein LOC111904542 has product MNHCGIHQNTTFASSREEMRSSVSLSVTFGNGEPMVCPKPRRLGLFTTTNDSVRPLRWQMCYQSEGYESKAGPELLDIIFAKGGGYGGSSEQTCTQIASSPPFFSGSPPSRVSNPLIQDALFGDDKVSPVSPRSMIPNPSSSGMSSSSPSFSSARKGGCLRANFGNKPAVRIEGFDCLDRDNRRNCSIPALA; this is encoded by the exons ATGAATCACTGTGGAATCCATCAGAACACCACCTTTGCATCTTCCCGCGAAGAAATGAGAAGCTCCGTTTCACTTTCCGTGACCTTCGGCAACGGCGAGCCGATGGTTTGTCCAAAGCCACGACGCCTCGGTCTATTCACCACCACCAACGACTCCGTCAGGCCTTTGAGATGGCAGATGTG TTATCAATCGGAAGGCTACGAATCGAAAGCCGGACCTGAACTGTTGGACATCATCTTCGCAAAAGGTGGTGGTTACGGCGGATCATCGGAGCAAACATGTACACAGATAGCCTCGTCGCCCCCTTTTTTCAGTGGGTCACCGCCGAGTAGAGTTTCTAACCCACTAATTCAAGACGCCCTGTTCGGAGACGACAAGGTCTCTCCGGTGTCACCCCGTTCAATGATCCCCAATCCTTCATCTTCCGGTATGTCatcatcttctccttcattttcTTCCGCAAGAAAAGGTGGGTGCCTTCGCGCCAATTTTGGTAACAAACCGGCGGTCAGGATTGAGGGGTTTGATTGCCTCGACAGGGACAACCGCCGCAATTGCAGCATCCCTGCCCTCGCCTGA